Proteins found in one Candidatus Binatia bacterium genomic segment:
- a CDS encoding alpha/beta family hydrolase, which yields MTCFEQRQIVLEGGGSVSAVVALPEVRAADDTPAVILAHGAGNDMHSPFLSAIHEGLARCGYVTVKFNFPYKERGGRAPDHASILEACYARVLHTVRNDRRIACQRIVIGGKSLGGRIASHLAAYGEEVAGLLLLGYPLHPPRKPDRLRVAHLTNIRIPMLFFCGTRDALCEFPLLQQALARLSMRAELHIIEGGDHSFNLPKSMQRDSMAVCAEIIEASAHWLATLGK from the coding sequence ATGACCTGTTTCGAGCAGCGCCAGATCGTACTCGAAGGCGGCGGCAGTGTCTCGGCTGTCGTCGCGCTTCCGGAGGTACGCGCTGCGGACGATACGCCGGCAGTCATTCTGGCCCATGGCGCCGGGAACGACATGCACAGCCCCTTCCTGTCCGCCATCCATGAAGGTCTGGCGCGATGTGGCTACGTGACGGTGAAGTTCAATTTCCCATACAAAGAACGCGGCGGACGTGCTCCGGACCACGCGTCCATTCTGGAGGCGTGCTATGCTCGTGTGCTTCACACCGTCCGTAACGATCGGCGGATTGCCTGTCAGCGCATCGTGATCGGCGGGAAGTCGCTCGGCGGCCGCATCGCTTCGCACTTAGCCGCCTACGGCGAAGAGGTTGCGGGATTGCTCCTGCTCGGCTACCCGTTGCATCCACCCCGCAAGCCTGACCGGTTGCGCGTTGCGCACCTCACCAACATCCGCATACCGATGCTTTTCTTTTGCGGCACCCGCGATGCACTGTGCGAGTTCCCCCTGCTGCAACAGGCGCTCGCCCGTTTGTCTATGCGCGCGGAACTTCACATCATCGAAGGCGGGGACCATTCCTTCAATCTCCCAAAATCGATGCAGCGTGATAGCATGGCTGTTTGCGCAGAGATCATCGAAGCCAGCGCGCACTGGCTGGCGACACTGGGCAAGTAA
- a CDS encoding Smr/MutS family protein has product MPPSDAATLFRQAVAGVTPLKASARARVAGPAPASPARAITHPDAEALAELCDIVGGSAPFDISDSDEHLEGAMVGLDPRLLRRLRSGEFAYQDHLDLHGMTSEEARPAVESFLTHAYQSGKRCVLIVHGRGLNSKDQIPVLKSRLATWLARGQSARRILAFASARPCDGGAGALYVLLRRQRNVKRPIRVIVGAKW; this is encoded by the coding sequence GTGCCGCCGAGCGATGCAGCGACGCTGTTCCGCCAAGCCGTGGCGGGGGTGACCCCCTTGAAGGCGAGCGCGCGGGCGCGGGTTGCAGGTCCGGCACCCGCCTCACCCGCGCGGGCAATCACACATCCCGACGCCGAGGCGCTCGCCGAATTGTGCGATATTGTGGGTGGCAGTGCCCCGTTCGACATCAGCGACAGCGACGAACACCTCGAAGGCGCAATGGTCGGGCTCGATCCGCGCTTGCTGCGCCGCTTGCGCAGCGGCGAGTTCGCCTATCAGGACCACCTGGACCTCCACGGCATGACGAGCGAAGAGGCGCGTCCAGCGGTGGAATCGTTCCTCACCCATGCCTACCAGAGCGGCAAGCGCTGTGTGCTCATCGTCCATGGCCGCGGCCTCAATTCAAAGGACCAGATTCCGGTCCTGAAGAGCCGCCTCGCAACCTGGCTGGCCCGTGGGCAGTCGGCGCGGCGCATCCTGGCATTTGCCAGTGCCCGCCCGTGCGACGGTGGGGCCGGCGCCTTGTATGTTCTTTTGCGCCGGCAGCGCAATGTGAAGCGGCCGATCCGCGTTATCGTCGGCGCCAAGTGGTGA
- a CDS encoding DUF3467 domain-containing protein: MADEPTPPQNQISIQIDADSATGVYSNLMMISHRKEEFVLDFLFVQPQRTAQGQAVANLRSRVITTPEHMKRILKAIEENITRYEQAFGTIQAATDMPKVMH; the protein is encoded by the coding sequence ATGGCAGACGAACCGACACCACCGCAGAATCAAATCTCGATTCAGATAGATGCGGACAGTGCGACCGGGGTGTATTCGAACCTCATGATGATCAGTCACCGCAAAGAGGAGTTCGTCCTCGATTTCCTGTTTGTCCAACCGCAGCGGACCGCACAGGGACAGGCGGTGGCGAACCTTCGGTCGCGTGTCATCACCACGCCGGAACACATGAAGCGCATCCTCAAAGCGATCGAGGAGAACATCACGCGCTACGAGCAAGCGTTCGGCACCATTCAGGCGGCCACCGACATGCCCAAGGTGATGCACTGA